In Halobacteriovorax sp. HLS, one DNA window encodes the following:
- a CDS encoding S8 family serine peptidase — MKSLILGLGLIATASTQASTVAIIDSGTDMLHTDIAPKAWINSVEIPNNDRDEDRNGYQDDIHGWNFAESNNMVIDYKYLGLLNDDIRKFFNIQEKMMIGTATAEEVQWVRDILGNEEFIKRISKYGNFMHGTHVAGIAAKNADSAKILAVKLIPTEVKLPGQDKGVGLEMFKKGLVLLASQQAVMMEEIGFYVDGHKADIANGSFGTGYPQAQGIVGMLYKTLFRKEPTPELLHELSVLFLETAVKENAKMVEAAPNTLFVFAAGNDGLNNDKFPTSPTNIQADNVISVAATIGRTSIAPFSNYGKEMVDVAAPGVGILSAVPGNNYLKVSGTSQAAPFVANIAARVKDMNPALSPKDIKAVIMQTVDFKTYLKDKVATQGLVNPGRAIKAGMLSRTMSVEAAIENSRLTISDMPEEKSILAPVNYTRDLVLPLPSLFKF, encoded by the coding sequence ATGAAATCTTTAATACTAGGTTTAGGCCTAATCGCAACTGCAAGTACTCAAGCATCTACAGTTGCCATTATTGATTCAGGTACAGATATGCTTCACACTGATATTGCTCCTAAAGCATGGATCAACTCAGTGGAAATCCCTAACAATGACAGAGACGAAGATCGAAATGGATACCAAGATGATATCCACGGTTGGAACTTTGCAGAAAGCAACAATATGGTTATTGATTATAAATATCTTGGCCTATTGAATGATGACATCAGAAAGTTTTTTAATATCCAAGAAAAAATGATGATTGGTACAGCGACTGCTGAAGAAGTTCAGTGGGTAAGAGATATTCTTGGAAATGAAGAATTCATTAAGAGAATATCTAAGTACGGTAATTTCATGCACGGAACACACGTAGCTGGTATTGCTGCAAAGAATGCAGACTCGGCCAAGATTCTAGCTGTAAAGCTTATTCCTACGGAAGTAAAACTTCCTGGTCAAGATAAAGGTGTTGGACTAGAGATGTTTAAAAAAGGTTTAGTCCTTTTAGCTTCTCAGCAGGCCGTAATGATGGAAGAGATTGGTTTCTATGTTGATGGACATAAAGCAGATATTGCAAATGGTTCATTTGGAACTGGTTATCCTCAGGCCCAAGGTATTGTTGGTATGCTTTATAAAACTCTATTTAGAAAAGAGCCGACTCCTGAGTTACTTCACGAGCTAAGTGTTCTCTTTTTAGAAACTGCTGTGAAAGAAAATGCAAAAATGGTTGAAGCCGCTCCAAATACTTTATTTGTTTTTGCTGCAGGTAACGATGGTTTAAACAATGACAAGTTTCCAACTTCACCAACAAATATTCAAGCTGATAATGTAATCTCTGTTGCTGCTACAATTGGTAGAACTTCAATTGCTCCATTTTCTAATTATGGAAAAGAGATGGTTGATGTTGCCGCACCTGGTGTAGGAATTCTTTCAGCTGTTCCTGGAAATAATTACTTGAAAGTTTCTGGTACATCGCAAGCAGCTCCATTTGTTGCAAATATCGCTGCTAGAGTAAAGGATATGAACCCAGCACTTTCTCCAAAAGATATTAAAGCTGTTATTATGCAGACTGTAGACTTTAAAACTTACTTGAAAGATAAGGTTGCTACGCAAGGACTAGTTAATCCAGGTAGAGCAATTAAAGCTGGTATGCTTTCAAGAACTATGAGTGTTGAAGCTGCGATCGAGAACTCTAGACTGACTATTTCAGATATGCCTGAAGAGAAATCAATCCTGGCACCTGTAAACTACACAAGAGATTTAGTACTACCGCTTCCATCACTTTTTAAGTTTTAG
- a CDS encoding thiopurine S-methyltransferase → MDANFWKEAWQDRRIGFHMSEYNGALKWFFEQSYSEASGNVLVPLCGKTLDMIYLQERGFNVYGVEIAEQAVLEFFADNSLEYNKEEGGDFSIYTTKGITIFCGDIFKLKKDQLPQINFIYDRAATVALPPQMRLDYYEALKQLSSEATEIFLVTAHSVKEDLIGPPFSVPKEEIETAYKPVATKFEILHEKSGKINSQRLRDQGVTERIMVAHHIQLK, encoded by the coding sequence ATGGATGCAAATTTTTGGAAAGAGGCTTGGCAAGATAGAAGAATTGGCTTTCACATGAGCGAGTACAATGGTGCTCTAAAATGGTTCTTTGAACAAAGCTACAGTGAGGCCAGTGGCAATGTTCTCGTTCCCCTATGCGGAAAAACTCTTGATATGATTTATCTACAAGAGAGAGGATTCAATGTTTACGGAGTTGAAATTGCTGAACAAGCTGTGCTCGAGTTCTTTGCCGATAATTCTCTAGAGTATAATAAAGAAGAAGGTGGTGACTTCTCTATTTACACAACCAAAGGTATTACAATTTTTTGCGGTGACATATTTAAGTTAAAAAAAGATCAATTACCACAAATCAACTTCATCTATGATAGGGCCGCAACAGTTGCCCTGCCACCACAAATGAGATTAGATTACTACGAAGCTCTCAAACAACTCTCTAGTGAAGCTACAGAAATATTCCTAGTAACGGCCCACTCTGTGAAAGAAGATTTAATTGGACCTCCATTTAGTGTTCCTAAAGAAGAAATTGAGACGGCCTACAAACCAGTTGCAACCAAATTTGAAATTCTACACGAAAAAAGTGGAAAGATTAACTCGCAAAGACTGCGAGACCAGGGAGTAACAGAGCGAATAATGGTTGCTCATCACATTCAGTTGAAATAA
- a CDS encoding response regulator transcription factor, with amino-acid sequence MLKSKILIVDDSEDVRLLIRKTLENNFILEEAQTSDEVMTKAYDFKPDLIVLDIMLPDTSGYEICSQLKSKEEFKNTPIIFLSSKVGSNSRITGYKLGAIQYIEKPFEPNELKEVITAVLKSVSSIDTSEIQNFDDIVLNIPSQEVHVTGEKIHFTSSEFKIIHLLLKNKNRVLSREKILDHISPGNFSANDRMIDTYISALRRKIKPSHFSIQSVYGEGYKITLAS; translated from the coding sequence ATGCTTAAATCTAAAATTCTTATTGTAGATGATAGTGAAGATGTCAGGCTTTTAATTAGAAAAACGCTTGAAAATAATTTCATCCTAGAAGAAGCGCAGACAAGCGATGAAGTTATGACTAAGGCCTATGATTTTAAGCCAGATCTTATAGTTCTCGACATAATGTTACCAGATACTAGTGGCTACGAAATTTGCAGTCAGCTAAAGTCTAAAGAAGAATTTAAAAATACTCCTATCATATTCCTATCAAGTAAAGTTGGAAGTAATTCTAGAATTACGGGCTATAAACTTGGGGCCATTCAATATATCGAAAAACCTTTTGAGCCCAATGAACTAAAAGAAGTTATCACTGCAGTACTAAAGAGCGTAAGTTCTATCGATACCAGTGAAATTCAAAACTTTGATGATATAGTCTTAAATATACCTTCTCAAGAAGTACATGTTACAGGTGAAAAAATTCACTTCACAAGTAGTGAATTCAAAATCATTCACCTCCTCTTAAAGAATAAGAACCGAGTTCTAAGTAGAGAAAAAATTTTAGATCATATTTCTCCGGGGAATTTCTCAGCTAATGACAGAATGATCGATACGTATATTTCTGCTCTTAGAAGAAAGATTAAGCCTTCTCATTTTTCAATACAGTCTGTGTATGGAGAGGGATATAAAATTACCTTGGCATCATAA
- a CDS encoding serine protease encodes MKFAVCTVLALLTMSSFAAPQKVVYGDDNRVLLSNSTNENFKTWAKATAAMIPSNKVRFPQLDDLYPDTIKVFSETLKESRNLCEGGKFAEQLTAANCSGFLVKEGGVQYIVTAGHCMRAQSDCDSNVWAFGYDSSVSVEAPFLATQNVYKCAEIVDTKLSNISDNDYAVVRLDREVEGVTPLEFRKEGKVSESTELVVIGHPSGLPTIINDKGTIRENDNDFYFVANLDTFGGNSGSAVLDAETGLVEGILVRGEDDYEWVSLDENQSCYRPLVCEEGKCRGEDVTRITNISILTGKEAPFEEEEASYDRNYPRYSPWIDPDHDYDPYPWEFDFNDLY; translated from the coding sequence ATGAAGTTTGCAGTTTGCACAGTTTTGGCATTACTAACGATGAGCTCGTTTGCAGCACCACAAAAAGTCGTCTATGGAGACGATAACAGAGTTCTATTAAGTAACTCAACAAATGAGAATTTTAAAACATGGGCCAAGGCAACTGCCGCTATGATTCCTTCAAATAAAGTAAGGTTTCCTCAGCTTGATGACTTATATCCTGATACAATAAAAGTTTTTTCTGAAACTTTAAAAGAATCTCGTAACTTGTGTGAGGGAGGAAAGTTTGCTGAACAACTTACAGCTGCTAATTGTTCTGGTTTCTTGGTTAAAGAAGGTGGAGTGCAATATATTGTAACCGCTGGTCACTGTATGAGAGCTCAAAGTGACTGTGACTCAAATGTTTGGGCCTTTGGGTATGATTCATCTGTATCTGTTGAAGCTCCATTTTTAGCTACTCAAAATGTTTATAAATGTGCAGAAATCGTTGACACAAAATTATCTAATATTTCTGACAATGATTACGCTGTTGTTAGATTAGATAGAGAAGTTGAAGGCGTGACTCCCCTTGAATTTAGAAAGGAAGGAAAAGTTTCTGAATCTACAGAATTAGTTGTAATCGGTCATCCTTCAGGTCTTCCTACTATTATTAATGATAAAGGAACTATTCGTGAAAATGATAATGACTTCTACTTTGTTGCTAATCTAGATACTTTTGGCGGAAATTCTGGTTCAGCTGTTTTAGATGCTGAAACTGGTCTAGTTGAAGGAATCCTTGTTAGAGGTGAAGATGATTACGAATGGGTAAGTCTTGACGAAAACCAAAGCTGCTATAGACCACTAGTTTGTGAAGAAGGTAAGTGTAGAGGAGAGGATGTTACAAGAATTACAAATATTTCAATTCTTACTGGAAAGGAAGCTCCTTTTGAAGAGGAAGAGGCTAGTTATGATAGAAACTACCCAAGATATAGTCCTTGGATAGACCCTGATCACGATTATGACCCATACCCTTGGGAGTTTGATTTTAACGATCTTTATTAA
- a CDS encoding HAMP domain-containing sensor histidine kinase — MAKKSFFRSTYKKDLLLYSIISVSIIQLVFLYRFYFDGFLICVYFLLPFIPINTAAIILLKKHERHYSSYMICFSGALTAVTLIWLFGGFKAPAPFWIAFSPLFFGALFGRKSLPVSIAYMLSSYAIFYFFDSPIQLQPKAYLEEKLVNLAMLSLIIPIVVYGYLNSFDKYQRNLNEQYRRNKKLLRVLLHDISNPLSVIRFIHKKIKASIDPTLAQKLEANSSAIYKIIDDVKLYEEGSSNKERFFKEVISADCVLKDIHNIFDEIAHKKGVSIIVENFLSDEIQIKTNLGLLQNQILYNLISNAIKFTPKGSNVTIRANCIGGKVVFEVLDEGPGIEKSKIILLDSDQRIHSSLGTDGELGSGYGLGLVVYFLKNLGGELDVLTSETESEISLGTLFRIQIPEYITP, encoded by the coding sequence ATGGCCAAAAAATCATTTTTTAGATCAACTTATAAGAAAGACCTACTGCTTTATTCAATTATTTCTGTATCGATAATTCAATTGGTATTCCTATATAGATTCTACTTTGACGGTTTCTTGATCTGTGTTTATTTTTTACTTCCGTTTATACCAATTAATACTGCAGCAATTATTCTCCTTAAAAAGCATGAGAGACATTATAGCTCATATATGATCTGCTTTAGTGGCGCTTTAACAGCTGTTACTTTGATATGGCTCTTTGGTGGATTTAAGGCCCCTGCTCCATTTTGGATAGCTTTTAGTCCATTATTCTTTGGAGCGTTGTTTGGCAGAAAATCGCTTCCCGTTAGTATTGCGTATATGCTTAGCTCATATGCAATCTTTTACTTCTTTGACTCGCCAATTCAGCTACAGCCAAAGGCCTATCTAGAAGAGAAGCTTGTTAATCTTGCTATGCTATCGCTTATAATTCCTATTGTTGTTTATGGTTACTTGAACTCATTTGATAAGTACCAGAGAAATCTTAATGAACAATACCGAAGAAATAAGAAACTATTGCGAGTGTTATTACATGATATATCTAATCCCTTATCAGTAATTCGCTTTATCCATAAGAAAATAAAAGCTTCGATTGATCCTACTTTGGCCCAAAAACTAGAAGCAAATTCTAGTGCTATTTATAAAATTATTGATGACGTCAAACTCTATGAAGAAGGGAGCTCTAATAAGGAAAGATTCTTTAAAGAAGTTATTAGTGCAGATTGTGTCCTAAAAGATATTCACAATATATTTGATGAAATTGCTCATAAAAAAGGTGTTTCGATTATTGTAGAAAACTTCTTAAGCGATGAAATTCAAATTAAAACAAATCTAGGTCTACTACAAAATCAGATATTATATAACCTCATCTCTAATGCTATTAAGTTCACTCCTAAAGGAAGTAATGTAACAATTAGGGCCAATTGCATAGGTGGCAAAGTTGTCTTTGAAGTCTTAGACGAAGGCCCAGGAATAGAGAAATCTAAGATAATTCTATTAGATTCTGATCAGAGGATTCATAGCTCTCTTGGCACTGATGGGGAACTAGGTAGTGGTTATGGACTAGGTCTTGTTGTTTATTTTCTAAAGAATCTAGGTGGAGAGTTGGATGTATTAACCTCTGAAACTGAATCTGAAATTAGCTTAGGAACTTTATTTAGAATTCAGATACCTGAGTATATTACTCCGTAA
- a CDS encoding D-glycerate dehydrogenase, with translation MKILITKPINTIAMKILEKAGHSVTTWDKAETLSYELLKSVSKDFDALITMLSDRIDSSFLEENSHLKVITNYAVGYNNIDTQTATRLKIAIGNTPDVLTQATADLAFALLLNISRKITTSASDAKNGLWKGWEPLGYIGQNLRAKTLGIYGAGRIGQEFASLCKKAFDMEIIYCARSSKKEFENSLGATKVEFSQLLSASDIISIHCDLNEDTKEVFDIESFRKMKKTSLLINTARGQIIKQDDLLRAVRDKLIYSAGLDVTEPEPLPKDHPLYNESDILITPHIGSATTEARYKMAEIVAENILCGFEQRKLAGDVNKLFQ, from the coding sequence ATGAAAATTCTTATCACTAAGCCCATTAACACTATAGCGATGAAGATTCTTGAAAAAGCTGGGCACAGCGTCACAACATGGGATAAGGCAGAAACTCTTTCCTATGAACTCTTAAAATCTGTTTCAAAAGACTTCGATGCTCTTATAACTATGCTTAGCGATAGAATTGACTCGTCATTTCTTGAGGAAAACTCTCACTTAAAAGTTATTACAAACTACGCCGTCGGATATAATAATATTGATACGCAAACGGCCACAAGATTAAAGATAGCTATTGGCAATACTCCAGATGTCCTAACACAGGCAACAGCAGACCTTGCCTTTGCCCTACTACTCAATATATCGAGGAAGATTACAACTAGTGCCTCTGACGCAAAAAATGGATTATGGAAAGGATGGGAACCTCTAGGTTATATTGGACAAAACCTTCGCGCAAAAACTCTTGGCATCTATGGAGCGGGAAGAATTGGTCAAGAATTCGCCTCTCTATGTAAGAAGGCCTTTGATATGGAGATCATCTACTGTGCTAGAAGTTCGAAAAAAGAATTTGAAAACTCACTAGGCGCAACTAAGGTTGAATTTTCGCAATTATTAAGTGCTAGTGATATTATTTCAATCCACTGTGATTTAAATGAAGATACAAAAGAAGTCTTCGATATTGAATCCTTTAGAAAAATGAAGAAGACTTCCCTACTTATCAATACGGCCAGAGGTCAAATAATCAAACAAGATGACCTTTTAAGAGCAGTTAGAGATAAACTAATCTATAGTGCAGGACTTGATGTAACTGAACCTGAACCTCTACCAAAAGACCACCCTCTTTATAATGAGAGCGATATACTTATAACACCACATATTGGCTCCGCCACAACTGAGGCCAGGTATAAGATGGCAGAGATTGTTGCCGAAAATATACTCTGCGGATTTGAACAAAGAAAACTTGCCGGTGACGTAAATAAGCTATTCCAATAA
- a CDS encoding fatty acid desaturase, which yields MNTIKKDFYPKKFATRTLALFTMLLSLYIIVSILAYSGLIPLWTAVILNSLLSYGLFTPLHEACHENISASIKKFKLIENLIGYISGYTLLAPFSVLKLQHLRHHSKTNQVGKDPDLFMSSSNVFIAIIKLPIIYLVAYYNIFKQGAYKKRDIFITSNIMNIIFVTSFIILSSKFGYIYPLMIWVLPALGGLAILSMVFAWIPHHPHKQTDKYKNTRIIKGRILNYLMLGQNYHLIHHLYPKIPYYDYKRAFEVDESFLISMKADIT from the coding sequence ATGAATACAATTAAAAAAGATTTCTACCCTAAGAAGTTTGCGACAAGGACCTTGGCATTATTTACTATGCTTTTGTCACTCTACATTATTGTATCGATTTTGGCCTATAGTGGTCTCATTCCACTTTGGACAGCAGTCATCTTAAACTCGTTACTATCCTACGGGCTATTCACTCCTCTACATGAGGCCTGTCATGAAAATATTAGTGCAAGTATTAAGAAGTTTAAACTTATTGAAAATCTTATCGGTTATATAAGCGGGTACACACTACTAGCACCGTTTTCTGTACTAAAGCTTCAACATCTACGTCATCATAGTAAAACCAATCAAGTAGGAAAAGATCCAGACCTATTCATGTCTTCAAGCAATGTCTTCATTGCTATTATAAAGCTACCAATTATTTATCTGGTGGCCTATTATAATATTTTCAAGCAAGGAGCTTACAAGAAAAGAGATATCTTCATTACTTCTAATATAATGAATATTATTTTTGTAACTTCGTTTATAATTCTTAGTTCAAAATTTGGTTATATTTATCCTCTAATGATCTGGGTGCTTCCGGCCCTTGGTGGACTAGCAATTCTATCAATGGTTTTTGCATGGATTCCACACCATCCCCACAAGCAAACTGACAAGTATAAGAATACTCGAATTATAAAAGGAAGAATTTTAAATTATTTAATGCTAGGTCAGAACTATCATCTAATACATCATCTCTATCCAAAGATTCCGTATTATGATTACAAGAGGGCCTTCGAAGTCGATGAGAGCTTTCTCATCTCCATGAAGGCCGATATCACTTAA
- a CDS encoding PleD family two-component system response regulator codes for MMRPKKILLVDDNDDYQKLLSKNLTKDGFIIETANNGLQALDVLKEGNFTPDLLLIDLMMPEMSGLELLKKLKDNKSTHKSKFVMLTAKNNIKEITQAFELGASEYLLKTDNLIVMLEKIYEICEIEHTVRANRKNDFISILEVTNVIHDFKVISYDDNTLTLITEQELPLHATIKVNNKKIKTLKNTHYPVACEVQECRIEDDGIKVICTFLDQAA; via the coding sequence ATGATGCGGCCAAAGAAAATACTACTTGTTGATGATAATGATGATTATCAAAAACTACTTTCAAAAAACCTAACTAAAGATGGATTTATTATTGAGACTGCCAATAATGGACTACAGGCCCTAGACGTTCTAAAAGAAGGAAACTTTACGCCAGATCTACTTCTTATAGATCTTATGATGCCTGAGATGTCTGGACTCGAATTACTGAAGAAGTTAAAAGATAATAAATCAACACATAAATCTAAATTTGTAATGCTAACAGCAAAGAATAATATAAAAGAAATTACCCAAGCTTTTGAATTAGGAGCTAGCGAATATTTATTAAAGACGGATAACTTAATCGTTATGCTCGAGAAGATTTATGAAATTTGCGAAATTGAACATACTGTCAGGGCCAATAGAAAGAATGACTTCATCTCTATTTTAGAAGTAACTAATGTCATTCACGACTTTAAGGTCATCTCTTATGACGACAATACTCTAACCTTGATAACTGAACAGGAGCTTCCGCTGCATGCAACTATTAAGGTCAATAATAAGAAAATAAAGACGCTTAAAAATACCCACTACCCTGTTGCCTGTGAGGTGCAGGAGTGCCGAATTGAAGACGATGGCATTAAAGTAATTTGCACATTTCTAGATCAAGCAGCCTAG
- a CDS encoding diacylglycerol kinase family protein, with amino-acid sequence MQNISVYLNQRASHTSFDYWKNNIDRSLFRSDITYRTPKDLNELQENLLTDIRDNKHAIVSVGGDGTVNTLIQSLAGQDIGLLVMPGGTANDLATELGNKESVKKVTHFIRNNEFKYIDLIKVNGNFMATNGGLGLGAQVAGRINQTRKTFPKFKKLMNLTGKSVYSFFILSELRRLSFPKYKIRVKSKQFSGEIETPLLLINNQPHLASTFNVAPETRNDDGKFNVTIFKHKSNRQFINCCYKMATGEYPYGDPNLISFETDSIQLENLDLDNRLDFFGDGEIFCSDADSKQVWNIESCPKSLKVYSKDDEKSLLNLKNEVCLS; translated from the coding sequence ATGCAAAATATCAGCGTATATTTAAATCAAAGAGCTAGTCATACATCATTTGATTATTGGAAAAATAATATTGATCGCTCATTATTTAGAAGTGATATTACTTATAGAACTCCAAAAGACCTTAATGAGCTGCAAGAGAATCTCTTAACTGACATTAGAGATAATAAGCATGCAATTGTCTCAGTGGGTGGGGATGGGACAGTAAATACCTTGATCCAATCTCTAGCTGGGCAAGATATTGGACTTCTGGTTATGCCTGGAGGCACGGCCAACGATCTTGCAACCGAATTAGGCAATAAAGAAAGTGTTAAAAAAGTAACTCACTTTATTCGTAACAATGAATTCAAATATATTGATCTGATTAAAGTTAATGGCAATTTTATGGCCACAAATGGAGGACTAGGGTTAGGTGCCCAAGTTGCTGGACGAATTAATCAAACACGAAAGACATTTCCAAAGTTTAAGAAATTAATGAATTTGACAGGCAAGAGTGTTTATTCATTCTTTATCCTATCTGAACTTAGGCGCTTATCTTTTCCAAAGTACAAGATTAGAGTTAAGTCTAAGCAATTCAGCGGTGAAATAGAAACACCTTTGCTTCTCATAAATAATCAGCCTCATTTGGCCTCAACTTTCAATGTTGCACCCGAGACAAGAAATGACGATGGAAAGTTCAATGTGACAATCTTTAAGCATAAGTCGAATAGGCAATTCATTAATTGTTGCTACAAAATGGCCACAGGGGAATATCCTTATGGAGATCCAAACTTAATAAGCTTTGAAACAGACTCAATACAATTAGAAAATCTCGACTTAGACAATAGATTGGACTTTTTTGGAGATGGTGAAATATTCTGTAGCGACGCAGATTCCAAGCAGGTTTGGAATATTGAATCATGCCCTAAATCACTAAAGGTTTACTCAAAAGATGACGAAAAATCTCTATTAAATCTAAAGAATGAGGTCTGTTTATCATGA
- a CDS encoding serine protease: MKLRMILTTAVMTLTALTAQASMDKVVYGEDNRLDIFEVTNPMHLKLAKATAGLVKSYSVEDMRDGQSKLSGGSLSVCSDEKFDGQMTAAFCSGFLVDHKGEQFFVTAGHCIDSQRACEGIKFVFDYNVQTPGQTQHKVPTSSVYSCKKLVDRVLSRSNSNDYAVVKLDRKVEDREALTFRTEGKVSTGEEILVIGHPSGLPTKVAGDAFVRNNNNSIYFSSNLDTFGGNSGSAVFNARTGEVEGILVRGEQDYVFRNGCKAPKYCEMDSCRGEDVTRTTAINFFKR, from the coding sequence ATGAAATTAAGGATGATCCTAACGACAGCAGTAATGACTTTAACTGCGTTAACAGCACAAGCATCAATGGATAAAGTTGTATACGGTGAAGATAACAGACTTGATATCTTTGAAGTTACAAATCCAATGCATTTGAAATTAGCGAAAGCAACTGCAGGATTAGTTAAATCATATAGTGTAGAAGACATGAGAGATGGTCAGTCTAAACTATCTGGTGGAAGTTTAAGTGTATGTTCTGATGAAAAATTTGATGGTCAAATGACTGCAGCTTTTTGTTCAGGATTTCTAGTAGATCATAAAGGTGAGCAATTCTTTGTAACTGCTGGTCACTGTATTGATTCTCAAAGAGCTTGTGAAGGAATCAAATTCGTATTTGATTATAATGTACAAACTCCAGGTCAAACTCAACACAAAGTTCCTACATCTTCAGTTTATAGTTGTAAGAAGCTAGTTGATAGAGTTCTTTCAAGATCAAATAGCAATGATTACGCAGTTGTTAAGCTTGATAGAAAAGTTGAAGATAGAGAAGCATTAACTTTTAGAACAGAAGGTAAAGTTTCTACAGGTGAAGAAATTCTAGTAATTGGTCACCCTTCAGGTCTTCCTACAAAGGTTGCTGGAGACGCATTTGTTAGAAATAACAATAACTCAATTTACTTCTCTTCAAACTTAGATACTTTTGGTGGTAACTCTGGTTCTGCAGTATTTAATGCAAGAACGGGTGAAGTTGAAGGAATTCTAGTAAGAGGTGAGCAAGATTACGTTTTCAGAAATGGTTGTAAAGCTCCTAAGTACTGTGAGATGGATAGCTGTCGTGGTGAAGATGTAACTAGAACGACTGCAATCAACTTCTTTAAAAGATAA
- a CDS encoding S8 family peptidase: MRDFTTKLGLILGASVLFCNASAKNRLIIKYKPMIANSRATNELPVLKKKFDSTVTMNKEMKLLKDSAMVEYVEVDTLLNTQQIEVQAFANDSRYYEQWALGTGDGGIEVSSAWNDTTGSSSIVVAVVDTGIRYHSDISSKILPGADLVSDATYANDGGGRDDDPSDPGDWVSYGDPCYQGRSSNSSWHGTHVAGIIAASTNNNRGMAGVNWNAKIVPVRALGKCGGFTSDIADAIKWAAGISVSGVSNNANPADVINLSLGGAGPCSAYMQDAINQAKSRGAVVVVAAGNSSQNLDTNEFTPANCQGVLVVGSNTQNGYKSSFTNYGKVIDVSAPGGGNGSSVLSLGNTGSTTPGTDSYVYYSGTSMAAPHVAGIVSLMKSVNPSLYPDQLMALVKEAAKSFPWNSGCSEQSCGNGIALAWRSVELALSESADPNFRDEEDVLAGSAPLGSSTLNTTTGSGGLCGSVIYKGEFDSKNSNSDGSGPLSMMVLIILLGISFSGFAKFKIMGDS; this comes from the coding sequence ATGAGAGATTTTACTACTAAGCTTGGCCTTATCTTAGGTGCGAGTGTTTTATTCTGTAATGCTTCGGCCAAGAATCGACTTATCATTAAGTACAAACCAATGATAGCTAACTCAAGGGCAACAAATGAATTACCAGTTTTAAAAAAGAAATTTGATTCGACCGTGACAATGAATAAGGAGATGAAGCTTCTTAAAGATTCCGCTATGGTTGAATATGTTGAAGTGGATACTCTGTTAAACACTCAACAAATTGAAGTACAGGCCTTCGCAAATGATTCTCGCTACTATGAACAATGGGCACTTGGTACAGGCGATGGTGGTATAGAAGTTTCTAGTGCATGGAATGATACGACTGGTTCATCTAGTATTGTAGTTGCTGTAGTTGATACTGGGATTAGATATCATTCTGATATAAGTTCTAAAATTCTTCCTGGTGCTGATTTAGTAAGTGATGCTACCTATGCTAACGATGGTGGTGGTCGAGATGATGATCCAAGCGATCCGGGAGATTGGGTTAGCTATGGGGATCCTTGTTATCAAGGAAGAAGCTCTAACTCTTCTTGGCATGGAACACATGTGGCAGGAATAATTGCAGCTAGTACAAATAATAATAGAGGGATGGCAGGAGTTAATTGGAATGCAAAGATCGTCCCGGTTAGAGCTTTAGGTAAGTGCGGTGGTTTTACTTCAGATATAGCAGATGCAATTAAGTGGGCGGCCGGAATATCTGTCTCAGGTGTGAGTAATAATGCAAATCCTGCTGATGTGATCAATTTAAGCTTAGGTGGAGCAGGTCCATGTTCTGCTTATATGCAAGATGCAATTAATCAAGCAAAGAGTAGAGGTGCAGTTGTTGTTGTGGCCGCGGGAAACTCATCACAGAATTTAGATACTAATGAATTTACACCAGCTAATTGTCAGGGTGTTCTAGTAGTAGGTTCTAATACGCAAAATGGTTATAAGTCATCCTTTACGAACTATGGAAAGGTGATCGATGTTAGTGCTCCGGGAGGAGGTAATGGCTCTAGTGTTTTAAGTTTAGGCAATACAGGAAGCACAACTCCTGGAACTGATAGCTATGTTTATTATAGTGGAACAAGTATGGCGGCTCCACATGTTGCTGGGATCGTCTCTCTTATGAAAAGTGTGAATCCATCTCTTTATCCAGATCAATTAATGGCATTAGTAAAAGAAGCTGCTAAGAGTTTTCCATGGAATAGTGGTTGTTCTGAACAGAGCTGTGGAAATGGAATCGCCCTTGCGTGGCGTTCTGTAGAGCTTGCTTTATCTGAGTCAGCAGATCCTAATTTTCGTGATGAAGAAGATGTTCTTGCAGGGAGTGCACCGTTAGGCTCTTCTACTTTAAATACAACTACGGGCTCAGGTGGACTTTGTGGAAGTGTCATCTATAAAGGAGAGTTTGATTCAAAGAATAGTAATTCAGATGGATCTGGTCCTCTTTCAATGATGGTTTTAATAATTCTGTTAGGGATTTCGTTTAGTGGTTTTGCGAAATTCAAAATAATGGGTGACTCTTAA